The Serpentinimonas maccroryi genome has a segment encoding these proteins:
- the flgG gene encoding flagellar basal-body rod protein FlgG: MINSLQIASTGMRAMQTQLDVISHNLANVSTTGFKRSSAMFEDLIYQNLRQVGAPNSEQAELPTGLQLGLGVRTVATARTFTQGSLQKTENQLDVAINGDGFFQIEMPDGSTAFTRDGSFKITAEGRLVNNSGMPVIGAVTIPRDARSVTIGADGQVTVLVGTNPAPQPAGTITLATFINPAGLEPRGQNLFTETAASGEAAVGAPGSEGRGPVLQGFLESSNVNVVQELVAMIQTQRAYELNSRAVQTSDQMLARLAQI; the protein is encoded by the coding sequence ATGATTAACTCACTGCAGATCGCCAGCACCGGCATGCGCGCGATGCAAACCCAGCTCGACGTGATTTCGCACAATCTGGCCAACGTCTCGACCACGGGTTTTAAGCGCAGCAGCGCCATGTTCGAAGACTTGATCTACCAAAATCTGCGTCAGGTCGGGGCCCCCAACTCCGAGCAGGCCGAGCTGCCCACCGGTTTGCAGCTCGGGCTGGGGGTGCGCACCGTGGCCACCGCGCGCACCTTCACCCAAGGCAGCTTGCAAAAAACCGAAAACCAGCTTGACGTGGCGATCAACGGCGACGGTTTTTTCCAGATCGAAATGCCCGACGGCAGCACCGCCTTCACGCGCGACGGCAGCTTCAAGATCACCGCCGAGGGCCGCTTGGTGAACAACAGCGGCATGCCAGTGATCGGCGCGGTGACCATTCCGCGCGATGCGCGCAGCGTCACCATCGGCGCAGACGGTCAGGTGACGGTGCTGGTGGGCACCAACCCGGCGCCACAGCCGGCGGGCACGATCACGCTCGCCACCTTCATCAACCCGGCGGGGCTGGAGCCGCGCGGTCAAAACCTATTCACCGAAACCGCGGCCTCAGGTGAGGCGGCTGTGGGTGCACCCGGCAGCGAAGGGCGCGGCCCGGTGCTGCAGGGCTTTTTGGAAAGTTCCAACGTGAATGTGGTGCAAGAGCTGGTGGCCATGATCCAGACCCAGCGCGCCTACGAACTCAACTCGCGCGCCGTCCAGACCTCGGACCAGATGCTGGCGCGGCTGGCGCAGATTTGA
- a CDS encoding flagellar basal body L-ring protein FlgH — MAVHFVRPVRSGPRGSVLLVTLLGALVLSGCETLSQVPQVDLVPAPRTLDFPQAQAAPAAPLNGSLFAAATFRPGFEDHRARLVGDALTIQISERVSATQESATTVNRNSELSAGVTAFPLARARELGRLRTAAETENSFNADGSTEATHTFAGSITAVVTQVLPNGHLVVVGEKQIGVNQNVDVLQFSGTVDPRTIRPGNTVQSTQVANVRVLSRGRGAQADAHTFGWLARFFLTLMPF; from the coding sequence ATGGCTGTGCATTTTGTACGACCCGTACGCAGCGGCCCACGTGGGTCGGTGCTGCTGGTGACCCTGCTGGGCGCGCTGGTCTTGAGCGGCTGCGAAACCCTGTCGCAAGTGCCCCAAGTCGATCTGGTGCCGGCGCCGCGCACCCTCGACTTCCCGCAGGCGCAGGCCGCACCGGCGGCACCGCTCAACGGCAGCCTGTTTGCCGCCGCCACCTTTCGTCCGGGCTTTGAAGACCATCGCGCGCGCTTGGTGGGCGATGCGCTCACTATCCAGATCAGCGAACGCGTCAGCGCCACGCAAGAGAGCGCGACCACGGTCAACCGCAATTCGGAGCTCAGCGCTGGAGTGACCGCTTTTCCGCTGGCGCGTGCACGCGAGCTCGGGCGCTTGCGCACTGCGGCCGAGACCGAAAACAGCTTCAACGCCGACGGCTCGACCGAAGCCACCCACACCTTTGCCGGCAGCATCACGGCGGTGGTGACGCAGGTGCTGCCCAACGGGCACCTGGTGGTGGTGGGCGAAAAACAGATCGGTGTGAACCAGAACGTGGATGTGCTGCAGTTTTCGGGCACGGTCGATCCGCGCACCATCCGACCCGGCAACACGGTTCAGTCGACCCAAGTGGCCAACGTGCGCGTGCTCTCGCGCGGCCGCGGCGCGCAGGCCGATGCGCACACATTTGGCTGGTTGGCACGCTTCTTTTTAACGCTTATGCCGTTCTAA
- a CDS encoding flagellar basal body P-ring protein FlgI codes for MGLLAAAPLQASTRIQDVASVQGVRSNPLTGYGLVVGLDGTGDQAAQMPFSAQSLRNYLEQHGLSLPPGANFQPRNVAAVLVTAQLPAFAQPGQAIDITVSSIGNARSLRGGTLITTPLRGVDGQIYALAQGNLIVGGAGAAAAGAQVVINHLSVGRIPNGGQVERSVPTPFLLGTTIDLNLNAADFQTARRVALSINQAKGAGTAQALDGRVVRLRAPTDPNERVAFLADIEQLPLQLAPPTARVVVNSRTGSVVMNQSVTLAPAAVAHGNLTVTIRVTPQVAMPPPFAPPGTPPVVVEQAEVQIGQEGGALIQLPASTQLSEVVRALNAMGATPMDLVSILQALRAAGSLRAELEVI; via the coding sequence ATGGGGCTGCTGGCCGCCGCCCCCCTGCAGGCCAGCACGCGCATTCAAGACGTGGCCTCGGTGCAGGGCGTGCGCAGCAACCCGCTGACCGGCTATGGGCTGGTGGTGGGGCTCGATGGCACCGGCGACCAAGCGGCCCAAATGCCCTTTAGCGCGCAGTCGCTGCGCAACTACCTCGAGCAACACGGCCTGAGCCTGCCGCCGGGCGCCAACTTTCAGCCGCGCAACGTGGCGGCGGTGCTGGTCACGGCGCAGCTGCCGGCCTTTGCCCAGCCGGGGCAGGCCATCGATATCACGGTGTCGTCGATCGGCAATGCGCGCTCGCTGCGCGGCGGCACCCTCATCACCACGCCCTTGCGCGGGGTCGATGGCCAGATCTACGCCTTGGCACAGGGCAATTTGATCGTCGGCGGCGCCGGGGCCGCAGCCGCCGGCGCCCAGGTGGTGATCAACCACTTGAGTGTGGGTCGCATCCCCAACGGCGGCCAGGTGGAGCGCAGCGTGCCCACGCCTTTTTTGCTCGGCACCACCATCGACCTGAACCTGAACGCCGCCGACTTTCAAACCGCGCGCCGGGTGGCGCTGTCGATCAACCAAGCCAAGGGCGCGGGCACGGCGCAAGCGCTCGACGGCCGCGTGGTGCGCCTGCGCGCCCCGACCGACCCCAACGAGCGCGTCGCCTTTTTGGCCGATATCGAGCAGTTGCCGCTGCAGCTGGCGCCGCCCACGGCGCGCGTGGTGGTGAATTCGCGCACCGGCTCGGTGGTCATGAACCAGAGCGTGACCCTGGCCCCGGCGGCGGTGGCGCACGGCAACCTCACGGTCACCATCCGCGTTACGCCGCAAGTGGCCATGCCACCGCCGTTTGCCCCGCCCGGCACGCCACCGGTGGTGGTCGAACAGGCCGAGGTGCAGATCGGCCAAGAGGGCGGGGCGCTGATCCAACTGCCCGCCAGCACCCAACTCAGCGAGGTGGTGCGCGCCCTCAACGCCATGGGGGCCACGCCGATGGATCTGGTCTCGATTCTGCAAGCCTTGCGCGCGGCCGGCTCGCTGCGCGCCGAACTCGAGGTGATCTGA
- the flgJ gene encoding flagellar assembly peptidoglycan hydrolase FlgJ: MNTQPAAASGAALVLAQQRGLAADSNSLNQLNQLAGRDSRAAIRETARQFEALFMRELLKSMREATMSTGLMGDEAGGLGSQLLDEQWAVKLTGLPRGLGEMIERQLMQQTQGAQEPASAGPAAAHAPAAAVAARPPFATPSQAQASFVAQHRQAAQQVERESGIPASFMIGKAAHETGWGRSPIRNADGSDSFNLFGIKATPGWRGRVAEITTTEYVNGAPQRMVQRFRAYDNAVDAFRDYARLIGRSPRYAEVMQNLHSPHAFAREVQEAGYATDPRYAAKLERMINATLNVKRALG, translated from the coding sequence ATGAACACCCAGCCTGCCGCTGCCTCGGGCGCTGCGCTGGTGCTGGCGCAGCAGCGCGGGCTGGCCGCCGACAGCAACTCGCTCAACCAACTCAACCAGCTGGCCGGGCGCGACAGCCGCGCCGCCATCCGCGAGACCGCGCGCCAGTTCGAGGCCCTTTTTATGCGCGAACTGCTCAAGAGCATGCGCGAAGCGACGATGAGTACCGGACTGATGGGCGACGAAGCCGGTGGCTTGGGCAGCCAGTTGCTCGACGAGCAATGGGCGGTCAAGCTCACCGGCCTGCCTAGGGGCTTGGGTGAAATGATCGAACGCCAACTGATGCAACAAACCCAGGGCGCGCAGGAGCCTGCCAGTGCCGGCCCGGCAGCGGCCCATGCGCCCGCTGCAGCCGTTGCCGCGCGGCCGCCGTTTGCCACCCCGAGCCAAGCCCAAGCCAGCTTCGTGGCCCAGCACCGCCAGGCGGCGCAGCAGGTCGAGCGCGAGAGCGGCATCCCGGCCAGTTTCATGATCGGCAAGGCCGCGCACGAGACCGGCTGGGGCCGCAGCCCGATCCGCAACGCCGACGGCTCCGACAGCTTCAACCTCTTTGGCATCAAGGCCACACCGGGCTGGCGCGGGCGCGTGGCCGAGATCACCACCACCGAGTACGTCAACGGCGCGCCGCAGCGCATGGTGCAGCGCTTTCGCGCCTACGACAATGCCGTCGATGCCTTTCGCGACTACGCGCGCCTGATCGGGCGCAGCCCGCGCTACGCCGAAGTGATGCAAAACCTGCACTCGCCCCACGCCTTTGCCCGTGAGGTGCAAGAGGCCGGCTACGCCACCGATCCGCGCTACGCCGCCAAGCTCGAGCGCATGATCAACGCCACCCTCAACGTCAAGCGAGCCCTGGGCTAA
- the flgK gene encoding flagellar hook-associated protein FlgK codes for MSFNIGVTSLLSNQAALQVVGHNIANANTPGFSRQTVSLQQVPGQQFGIGYFGRGVQVAGVERAFNQFLTREANITAAASEASKLRYQRLQALEALFPMGAAGLGQQLNGFLNSWADALASPTNQTARAVVLTGADDLARRLNGSAEQLEQLRTTTRAQLDASLAQINQLSAGVAQMNQRIVDGFAAGVPPNDLLDQRDRLLADLNRIIQVHTLEADDRSMTVFVGGSMPLVLGSRATALVGSESISPDGRYTVGFGNAATVLNDDLIGGGTLRGALTFFNDDVAGVSNQLGRLALATLELTNRQHRQGLDLNGQEGQDFFRPLAASYWTQAVVPVVNTVTPPTALNVSVGMDPAADTPTQFRASDYRVTFTGAGAGNLTRISDGFSVSFAAPTTDLTLDGLRFGGLASGAAGTEVLLRPFRGVAAAMAVNLSAPSQLALSSPVVVAAAAGNSGNAQVEALYRPTGQMPPFADVPATITFVAGGYTINGGPTQAFVSGQAIVGSGFSLTLRGAPAVGDTFNVREPLPTENLRQNAGNGQALLALRDLATIDGFMLSDGYIPVFSAVAAGLQRAQTDSEFHTRLALNAESARANQAGVNLDEEAARLLQFQQAYQASARYLQSMQSIFDTLLASFGR; via the coding sequence ATGAGTTTCAACATCGGCGTCACCAGCTTATTGAGCAACCAGGCCGCGTTGCAGGTGGTTGGGCACAACATCGCCAACGCCAACACGCCCGGCTTTTCCCGCCAAACCGTGAGCTTGCAGCAAGTGCCAGGGCAGCAGTTTGGTATCGGCTATTTCGGTCGAGGGGTGCAGGTGGCTGGGGTGGAGCGTGCCTTCAACCAGTTCCTCACGCGCGAGGCCAACATCACGGCGGCGGCTTCCGAGGCATCCAAACTGCGCTATCAACGCTTGCAAGCGCTCGAAGCCCTGTTCCCCATGGGTGCCGCTGGCCTAGGGCAGCAGCTCAATGGTTTTTTGAATTCGTGGGCAGATGCCCTGGCCTCGCCCACCAACCAAACGGCACGCGCCGTGGTGCTCACGGGCGCCGACGACCTTGCACGGCGCCTCAATGGCAGCGCCGAACAGCTCGAGCAGTTGCGCACCACCACCCGCGCCCAGCTAGATGCCAGCCTTGCCCAAATCAACCAGCTCAGCGCCGGGGTTGCGCAGATGAATCAGCGCATCGTCGATGGTTTTGCTGCCGGTGTTCCGCCCAACGACTTGCTCGACCAGCGCGACCGGTTGCTGGCAGACCTGAATCGCATCATCCAAGTGCATACTTTGGAGGCCGACGACCGTTCGATGACGGTGTTTGTCGGAGGAAGCATGCCGCTGGTGCTGGGTTCACGCGCCACGGCGCTGGTGGGCTCCGAGAGCATCAGCCCCGATGGCCGTTACACCGTGGGCTTTGGCAACGCTGCCACCGTGCTCAACGACGATTTGATCGGTGGCGGCACGCTGCGCGGGGCCCTGACTTTTTTCAATGACGATGTGGCTGGCGTGAGCAACCAACTCGGGCGCTTGGCCCTGGCCACACTCGAGCTGACGAATCGCCAGCACCGTCAAGGTCTGGATTTGAATGGTCAGGAGGGGCAGGATTTTTTCCGGCCCCTTGCGGCCAGCTACTGGACCCAGGCCGTGGTGCCAGTGGTCAACACCGTGACGCCTCCTACGGCATTGAACGTGAGCGTGGGCATGGACCCTGCCGCTGACACACCGACGCAGTTTCGGGCATCGGACTACCGGGTCACTTTCACGGGTGCTGGTGCTGGCAACCTGACCCGCATCAGCGATGGCTTCAGCGTCTCCTTTGCCGCGCCGACCACCGATTTGACCTTGGACGGACTGCGCTTTGGCGGTCTGGCCAGTGGTGCTGCAGGAACCGAGGTGCTGCTGCGTCCGTTTCGGGGCGTGGCTGCTGCCATGGCGGTGAATCTGTCTGCGCCTTCGCAGCTGGCGCTGTCCAGCCCGGTGGTGGTTGCGGCGGCGGCGGGCAATTCTGGCAATGCACAAGTGGAGGCCCTGTATCGGCCCACCGGGCAAATGCCACCGTTTGCTGATGTACCGGCCACGATCACCTTTGTTGCCGGCGGCTACACCATCAACGGCGGACCTACGCAAGCTTTTGTTTCGGGCCAAGCAATAGTGGGCAGCGGTTTCAGCCTCACCCTGCGCGGCGCGCCAGCCGTCGGCGACACCTTTAACGTGCGTGAGCCGCTGCCCACAGAAAACTTGCGCCAGAATGCCGGCAACGGCCAAGCGCTGCTGGCGCTGCGCGACCTAGCGACCATCGACGGTTTTATGCTGTCGGATGGGTACATCCCGGTCTTTAGCGCCGTGGCGGCTGGTTTGCAGCGGGCGCAAACCGATTCCGAATTTCACACCCGCTTGGCGCTCAATGCCGAGAGTGCGCGCGCCAATCAGGCTGGCGTCAACCTTGACGAAGAGGCGGCGCGGTTGCTGCAGTTCCAGCAGGCTTACCAAGCCAGTGCGCGCTATCTGCAAAGCATGCAGTCGATTTTTGATACCTTGCTGGCCAGCTTTGGTCGTTAA
- the groL gene encoding chaperonin GroEL (60 kDa chaperone family; promotes refolding of misfolded polypeptides especially under stressful conditions; forms two stacked rings of heptamers to form a barrel-shaped 14mer; ends can be capped by GroES; misfolded proteins enter the barrel where they are refolded when GroES binds): MAAKDVVFGGEARARMVEGVNILANAVKVTLGPKGRNVVLERSFGAPTVTKDGVSVAKEIELKDKLQNMGAQMVKEVASKTSDNAGDGTTTATVLAQAIVREGMKYVAAGMNPMDLKRGIDKAVTALVEELKKASKPTTTSKEIAQVGAISANADASIGDIIAKAMDKVGKEGVITVEDGKSLDNELDIVEGMQFDRGYLSPYFINNPEKQAALLDNPFVLLFDKKISNIRDLLPTLEAVAKAGRPLLIIAEDVEGEALATLVVNTIRGILKVVAVKAPGFGDRRKAMLEDIAILTGGKVIAEEVGLTLEKVTLADLGQAKRIEVGKENTTIIDGAGAEDDIQARVKQIRIQIEEATSDYDREKLQERVAKLAGGVAVIKVGAATEVEMKEKKARVEDALHATRAAVEEGIVAGGGVALLRARQAIGAVKGDNADQEAGIKLVLRAVEEPLRIIVANAGGEPSVVVNSVLAGKGNYGFNAANDTYGDMIDMGILDPTKVTRTALQNAASVAALMLTTEAMVAEAPKDDAPAMPGGGMGGMGGMGGMDM; encoded by the coding sequence ATGGCAGCAAAAGATGTAGTTTTCGGCGGTGAAGCCCGCGCCCGCATGGTCGAGGGTGTGAACATCCTGGCCAACGCCGTGAAGGTGACCCTGGGCCCCAAAGGCCGCAACGTGGTGCTCGAGCGCAGCTTCGGCGCTCCCACCGTGACCAAAGACGGTGTTTCGGTGGCCAAAGAAATCGAGCTCAAAGACAAGCTGCAAAACATGGGCGCGCAGATGGTCAAGGAAGTCGCTTCCAAGACCAGCGACAACGCCGGTGACGGCACCACCACCGCCACGGTGCTGGCCCAAGCCATCGTGCGCGAAGGCATGAAGTACGTGGCCGCCGGCATGAACCCGATGGACCTCAAGCGCGGCATCGACAAGGCCGTCACCGCCCTGGTCGAAGAGCTGAAGAAAGCCTCCAAGCCCACCACCACCAGCAAAGAAATCGCTCAAGTGGGCGCGATCTCGGCCAACGCCGACGCCAGCATCGGCGACATCATCGCCAAGGCGATGGACAAGGTCGGCAAAGAAGGCGTGATCACGGTTGAAGACGGCAAGAGCCTGGACAACGAGCTCGACATCGTCGAAGGCATGCAGTTCGACCGTGGCTACCTCTCGCCCTACTTCATCAACAACCCCGAAAAACAAGCGGCGCTGCTGGACAACCCCTTCGTGCTGCTGTTCGACAAGAAAATCAGCAACATCCGCGACCTGCTGCCCACGCTCGAAGCCGTGGCCAAGGCCGGCCGCCCGCTGCTGATCATTGCCGAAGACGTGGAAGGCGAGGCGCTGGCCACGCTGGTGGTCAACACCATCCGCGGCATCCTGAAAGTGGTGGCGGTCAAGGCCCCGGGCTTTGGCGACCGTCGCAAAGCGATGCTGGAAGACATCGCCATCCTGACCGGCGGTAAAGTGATCGCCGAAGAAGTCGGCCTGACGCTCGAGAAGGTCACGCTGGCCGATCTGGGCCAAGCCAAGCGCATCGAAGTGGGCAAAGAAAACACCACCATCATCGACGGTGCCGGCGCTGAAGACGACATCCAAGCGCGCGTCAAGCAGATCCGCATCCAGATCGAAGAAGCCACCAGCGACTACGACCGTGAGAAGCTGCAAGAGCGCGTGGCCAAGCTGGCCGGCGGCGTGGCGGTGATCAAGGTCGGTGCCGCCACCGAAGTCGAGATGAAAGAGAAGAAAGCCCGCGTTGAAGACGCGCTGCACGCCACCCGCGCGGCCGTGGAAGAAGGCATTGTGGCCGGCGGCGGCGTGGCGCTGCTGCGTGCACGCCAAGCCATCGGCGCGGTCAAGGGCGACAACGCCGACCAAGAAGCCGGCATCAAGCTGGTGCTGCGCGCGGTCGAAGAGCCACTGCGCATCATCGTCGCCAACGCCGGTGGCGAGCCCAGCGTGGTCGTCAACTCGGTGCTGGCCGGCAAGGGCAACTACGGCTTCAACGCCGCCAACGACACCTATGGCGACATGATCGACATGGGCATTCTGGACCCGACCAAGGTCACGCGCACGGCGCTGCAAAACGCTGCGTCGGTGGCGGCGCTGATGCTGACCACCGAGGCCATGGTGGCCGAAGCCCCCAAAGACGACGCACCGGCCATGCCGGGCGGCGGCATGGGTGGTATGGGCGGCATGGGCGGCATGGACATGTGA
- the groES gene encoding co-chaperone GroES: protein MKLRPLADRVIVKRLEQETKTASGIVIPDNAAEKPDQGEVLAVGPGKTNDKGETKALSVQVGDRVLFGKYSGQTVKVDGDELLVMKEDDLFAVVVR, encoded by the coding sequence ATGAAACTTCGCCCCCTCGCCGATCGCGTGATCGTCAAGCGCTTGGAACAGGAAACCAAAACCGCTTCGGGCATCGTGATCCCCGACAACGCCGCCGAAAAACCCGACCAAGGTGAAGTGCTGGCCGTCGGCCCGGGCAAGACCAACGACAAAGGCGAAACCAAAGCCCTGAGCGTGCAGGTCGGCGACCGCGTGTTGTTTGGCAAGTACAGCGGCCAGACCGTCAAGGTCGATGGCGACGAGCTGCTGGTCATGAAAGAAGACGACCTGTTCGCGGTCGTCGTGCGCTGA
- the ampD gene encoding 1,6-anhydro-N-acetylmuramyl-L-alanine amidase AmpD — protein sequence MPTPRRCPSPHHGARPPQARITLLVLHSISLPPGQYGGPQVEQLFAGTLDWGAHPYFESIRGLQVSAHYFIRRCGELLQFVDCERRAWHAGASQWQDRPNCNDFSIGIELEGLEGEPFEPAQYPTLAALCLELAARYPIEHVAGHQHIAPGRKADPGPGFDWALLQRLTGWPRERLAGLWPQDQA from the coding sequence ATGCCCACCCCCCGCCGCTGCCCCAGCCCGCACCACGGCGCGCGCCCGCCGCAGGCGCGCATCACGCTGCTGGTGTTGCACTCCATCAGCCTGCCGCCGGGGCAGTACGGCGGCCCGCAGGTCGAGCAACTGTTTGCTGGCACGCTGGACTGGGGCGCGCACCCCTACTTTGAGTCGATCCGGGGCCTGCAGGTGTCGGCGCACTACTTCATTCGCCGCTGCGGCGAGCTGCTGCAGTTTGTGGACTGCGAGCGCCGCGCCTGGCATGCCGGGGCCTCGCAGTGGCAGGACCGGCCCAACTGCAACGATTTTTCCATCGGCATCGAGCTCGAAGGCCTGGAAGGCGAGCCCTTCGAGCCAGCCCAGTACCCAACGCTGGCCGCGCTGTGCCTCGAGCTCGCGGCGCGCTACCCGATTGAGCACGTGGCCGGGCACCAGCACATCGCCCCTGGGCGCAAGGCCGACCCCGGGCCGGGCTTCGACTGGGCGCTGCTGCAGCGCCTGACCGGCTGGCCGCGCGAACGCTTGGCCGGGCTGTGGCCGCAAGACCAAGCGTAG
- the pssA gene encoding CDP-diacylglycerol--serine O-phosphatidyltransferase, with protein sequence MQADASPPPAPKPEPDSGACGAAAPPPPPSLPPPRRIKGIYVLPNLITLAGLFGGFYAVVMAMNGRFDLATLGIFAAMVLDSLDGRVARLTRTQSAFGEQMDSLADMVSFGAAPALVAYEWALYDLGRWGWIAAFVYCACAALRLARFNVNTAVVDRRYFQGLPSPAAAALVAGFIWLATEFEVSPPDLVWPMFALMLYAGLTMVSNIPFYSFKDLNLKRSVPFVVIVLVALGIAVINIHPPLVLFGLIAGYAASGYVVYGWRKLRGEPTSVVSTSTHDPDEKDLHR encoded by the coding sequence ATGCAAGCCGATGCCAGCCCCCCACCTGCCCCCAAGCCCGAGCCCGATTCGGGGGCCTGTGGAGCTGCCGCACCGCCCCCGCCCCCAAGCCTACCCCCGCCACGGCGCATCAAGGGCATCTACGTGCTGCCCAACCTGATCACACTGGCAGGGCTGTTCGGTGGGTTTTATGCCGTGGTCATGGCCATGAACGGCCGTTTTGATCTGGCCACGCTGGGTATTTTTGCGGCCATGGTGCTCGACAGCCTCGACGGCCGGGTGGCGCGCCTGACGCGCACGCAAAGCGCCTTTGGCGAGCAGATGGACTCGCTGGCCGATATGGTCTCGTTTGGCGCCGCGCCGGCGCTGGTGGCTTACGAGTGGGCGCTGTACGACCTGGGGCGCTGGGGCTGGATTGCGGCTTTTGTCTATTGCGCCTGCGCGGCGCTGCGGTTGGCGCGCTTTAATGTGAACACCGCCGTGGTCGATCGGCGCTACTTCCAGGGCCTGCCCTCGCCGGCGGCGGCGGCGCTGGTGGCGGGCTTCATCTGGCTGGCGACCGAGTTCGAGGTCAGCCCCCCCGATCTGGTCTGGCCGATGTTCGCCCTCATGCTTTACGCTGGGCTGACCATGGTCTCCAACATCCCCTTTTACAGCTTCAAAGACCTCAACCTCAAGCGCAGCGTGCCGTTCGTGGTGATCGTGCTGGTGGCGTTGGGGATCGCGGTGATCAACATCCATCCGCCGCTGGTGCTGTTTGGCCTGATCGCCGGCTATGCCGCCTCGGGCTACGTGGTGTATGGCTGGCGCAAGCTGCGCGGCGAGCCCACCAGCGTGGTGAGCACCAGCACCCACGACCCAGACGAAAAAGACCTTCACCGCTGA
- a CDS encoding 2-isopropylmalate synthase — protein sequence MSDKLIIFDTTLRDGEQSPGASMTKDEKLRIARQLERLKVDVIEAGFAAASNGDFEAVKAIADAIKDSTVCSLARANERDISRSAEALAGARSARIHTFIATSALHMEKKLRMTPEQVFEQAQQAVRLARQLCPDVEFSPEDGYRSDPDFLCRVIEAVISAGARTINIPDTVGYGVPELYGHFIRDLRERVPNSDLAVWSVHCHNDLGMAVANSLAGVKIGGARQVECTINGLGERAGNCALEEIVMAIKTRRDYYGLEVGIDTTQIVPASRMVSQTTGFVVQPNKAVVGANAFAHASGIHQDGVLKARATYEIMRAEDVGWSANKIVLGKLSGRNAFKQRLDEIGIALHSEVELNAAFAKFKELADRKSEIFDEDILALVSDESVTPDQEHYALVALAQHSETGERPQARVVFTIGGKEYCGQAEGNGPVDASLKAIETHVHSGAELQLYSVNAITSGSTESQGEVTVRLQHAGRVVNGVGSDPDIVVASAKAYLSALTKLHSKAERVQAQGWPV from the coding sequence ATGAGCGACAAACTGATCATTTTTGATACCACCTTGCGCGACGGCGAGCAGTCGCCCGGCGCTTCCATGACCAAGGACGAGAAGCTGCGCATCGCGCGCCAGCTCGAGCGCCTGAAGGTGGACGTGATCGAGGCTGGCTTTGCCGCCGCCTCCAACGGCGACTTCGAAGCCGTCAAGGCCATCGCCGACGCCATCAAAGACAGCACCGTCTGTTCGCTGGCGCGCGCCAACGAACGCGACATCAGCCGCTCGGCCGAGGCGCTGGCCGGCGCGCGCAGCGCCCGCATCCACACCTTCATCGCCACCAGCGCGCTGCACATGGAAAAAAAGCTGCGCATGACGCCCGAGCAGGTGTTTGAGCAGGCGCAGCAGGCGGTGCGGCTGGCGCGCCAGCTCTGCCCCGACGTCGAGTTCAGCCCCGAAGACGGCTACCGCAGCGACCCCGACTTTTTGTGCCGCGTCATCGAGGCGGTGATCAGCGCCGGCGCGCGCACCATCAACATCCCCGACACCGTGGGCTACGGCGTGCCCGAACTCTACGGCCACTTCATCCGCGACCTGCGCGAGCGCGTGCCCAACTCCGACCTCGCGGTCTGGAGCGTGCACTGCCACAACGATCTGGGCATGGCGGTGGCCAACTCGCTCGCCGGCGTCAAGATCGGCGGCGCGCGCCAGGTCGAGTGCACCATCAACGGCTTGGGTGAGCGCGCCGGCAACTGCGCGCTCGAAGAAATCGTCATGGCCATCAAAACGCGGCGCGATTACTACGGCCTTGAAGTCGGCATCGACACCACGCAGATCGTGCCCGCCAGCCGCATGGTCAGCCAGACCACCGGCTTTGTGGTGCAGCCCAACAAGGCCGTGGTCGGGGCCAACGCCTTTGCCCACGCCAGCGGCATCCACCAAGACGGCGTGCTCAAGGCGCGCGCCACCTACGAGATCATGCGCGCCGAAGACGTGGGCTGGAGCGCCAACAAGATCGTGCTCGGCAAGCTCAGCGGCCGCAACGCCTTCAAGCAGCGCCTCGACGAGATCGGGATCGCGCTGCACAGCGAAGTCGAGCTCAACGCCGCCTTTGCCAAGTTCAAAGAGCTGGCCGACCGCAAGTCGGAAATCTTTGACGAAGACATTCTGGCGCTGGTCAGCGACGAGAGCGTGACCCCCGATCAGGAGCATTACGCGCTGGTGGCGCTGGCCCAGCACAGCGAGACCGGCGAGCGCCCGCAGGCGCGGGTGGTGTTCACCATCGGCGGCAAAGAGTACTGCGGACAAGCCGAGGGCAACGGCCCGGTGGATGCGTCGCTCAAAGCCATCGAGACCCACGTGCACAGCGGCGCCGAGTTGCAGCTGTATTCGGTCAACGCCATCACCAGCGGTTCGACCGAGAGCCAGGGCGAAGTCACGGTGCGGCTGCAGCACGCAGGCCGGGTGGTCAACGGCGTGGGCTCCGACCCCGACATCGTGGTCGCGTCGGCCAAAGCCTACCTGAGTGCCCTCACCAAACTGCACAGCAAGGCCGAGCGGGTGCAGGCGCAGGGCTGGCCGGTCTGA